A genomic segment from uncultured Erythrobacter sp. encodes:
- a CDS encoding DUF4159 domain-containing protein, whose translation MSNSAMDRARFLRLLGGGLAAAVMGSRLAAAQRAGGAATGGFDFWFTRLKYNSGDWDVDQRMPANLLTSLVDYTTLRIDPEEHVVALSDPRMLSAPFCYLAGHKAVEFSDVERRNFERYVRNGGFVFVDDCNHDIDGLFAKSFEAQMAGIFGGEAMKKLPNNHPLYSSFFKFAGPPATSFELNGWGDDLIHDYLKGITINGRLGVLYSNKDYGCEWDYDWRNKRFLAEDNTRFGVNIIMYALSN comes from the coding sequence GTGAGCAATTCAGCGATGGACCGCGCCCGTTTCCTCAGGTTGCTGGGGGGCGGGCTCGCCGCTGCGGTGATGGGCAGCCGCCTTGCTGCGGCTCAGCGCGCGGGCGGCGCGGCCACGGGCGGGTTCGACTTCTGGTTCACCCGGCTCAAATACAATTCCGGCGACTGGGATGTCGACCAGCGGATGCCTGCCAACCTGCTGACCTCGCTGGTCGATTACACCACCTTGCGCATCGATCCCGAGGAACACGTGGTGGCGCTCAGCGATCCGAGAATGCTTTCGGCCCCGTTCTGCTACCTCGCCGGGCACAAGGCGGTCGAATTCTCGGATGTCGAACGCCGCAATTTCGAGCGTTACGTGCGCAATGGCGGCTTTGTGTTCGTCGATGATTGCAACCACGATATCGACGGCCTGTTCGCCAAGTCCTTCGAAGCGCAGATGGCCGGGATTTTCGGCGGTGAGGCGATGAAGAAGCTGCCGAACAATCACCCGCTCTATTCAAGCTTCTTCAAGTTCGCCGGGCCGCCTGCCACCAGCTTTGAACTCAACGGCTGGGGCGATGACCTGATCCACGATTACCTCAAGGGCATCACCATCAATGGCCGTCTTGGCGTGCTTTATAGCAACAAGGACTACGGCTGCGAATGGGACTATGACTGGCGCAACAAGCGCTTCCTCGCCGAGGATAACACCCGCTTCGGGGTCAATATCATCATGTACGCGCTCTCCAATTGA
- a CDS encoding TldD/PmbA family protein, whose translation MSILSEAQAKAILDKVIAFSTADNASAVLSGGIGGNVRFARNDISTSGIVDDVQLAVEVAFGQRVGTASINQFDDASLERVVRRAEDLAKLAPENPEYMPPVGKQTYAATDTFSEATAALTAEARAKIAEASILPCRERGLIAAGFLEDGHTFFAHANSNGNFGYQRSTIADYTCTVRTEDGRGSGWVASNVKDVAELDAGTDIQIAMRKAAASVDAKALEPGKYTVILEPAAASGLISFMMNFFDARSADEGRSFLSKQGGGNKIGEQIMDPRVNIYTDPANPTVPAMPWDGDGLPRGRTKIIDAGKVANLQYSRYWASKQGKPETAGWGNTIMEGGTKSTAELIASTERGILVTRTWYIRMVDPQTVLLTGLTRDGTFYIENGQLMYPIKNFRFNESPVIMLNNIDELGRSVRVEDGSMMVPPMKLRDFTFTSLSDAV comes from the coding sequence ATGAGCATTCTTTCAGAAGCGCAGGCCAAGGCGATCCTCGACAAGGTGATCGCCTTTTCCACCGCGGACAACGCCAGCGCCGTGCTGAGCGGTGGGATCGGCGGCAATGTCCGGTTTGCGCGCAACGACATTTCCACGTCGGGCATCGTCGATGATGTCCAGCTCGCGGTCGAGGTCGCCTTCGGCCAGCGCGTGGGCACGGCCTCGATCAACCAGTTCGACGATGCCTCGCTCGAACGGGTTGTGCGCCGGGCCGAGGATCTGGCCAAGCTTGCGCCGGAAAACCCCGAATATATGCCGCCGGTCGGCAAGCAGACCTACGCCGCGACCGACACCTTCAGCGAAGCGACCGCCGCGCTGACGGCGGAGGCCCGCGCCAAGATTGCCGAAGCCTCGATCCTGCCCTGCCGCGAGCGTGGCCTGATCGCAGCGGGCTTCTTGGAAGACGGCCACACCTTCTTTGCCCACGCCAATTCCAACGGCAATTTCGGCTATCAGCGCTCTACCATCGCGGATTACACCTGCACCGTGCGCACCGAGGACGGGCGCGGGTCGGGCTGGGTCGCCAGCAACGTCAAGGACGTGGCGGAATTGGATGCGGGCACCGACATCCAGATCGCGATGCGCAAAGCGGCGGCCTCCGTTGACGCAAAGGCTCTGGAACCCGGCAAGTACACCGTCATCCTTGAACCTGCGGCCGCCTCTGGTCTCATCAGCTTCATGATGAACTTCTTCGACGCGCGTTCGGCGGATGAAGGGCGCAGCTTCCTCAGCAAGCAGGGCGGCGGCAACAAGATCGGCGAGCAGATCATGGATCCGCGCGTCAACATCTACACCGATCCGGCCAACCCCACGGTGCCCGCCATGCCGTGGGACGGCGATGGCCTGCCACGCGGACGGACCAAGATCATCGATGCGGGTAAGGTCGCCAACCTCCAGTATTCGCGTTACTGGGCGTCCAAGCAGGGCAAGCCCGAGACCGCGGGCTGGGGCAACACGATCATGGAGGGCGGCACCAAGTCAACCGCCGAGCTGATCGCCAGCACCGAGCGCGGCATCCTCGTCACCCGCACCTGGTACATCCGCATGGTCGATCCGCAGACCGTGCTGCTCACCGGCCTGACCCGCGACGGCACGTTCTACATCGAGAACGGTCAGCTGATGTACCCGATCAAGAACTTCCGCTTCAACGAAAGCCCGGTCATCATGCTCAACAATATCGACGAGCTGGGCCGGTCGGTCCGGGTCGAAGATGGGTCGATGATGGTTCCGCCGATGAAGCTCCGGGACTTCACCTTCACCTCGCTGTCGGACGCCGTCTGA
- a CDS encoding TldD/PmbA family protein codes for MDRRDFLALSTFFTGVALTPSIFGKAIAAEQLQDAIDIAVKKRLADAALGAATAAGASYCDVRVGRYLRQFVITRERNVENIVNTESTGTGVRVIADGSWGFAATNEMTEDAVANAARQATAIAKANARIQTAPVQLAPTPGVGEVSWRTPITKNAMNVPIADKVNLLMSVNDAALGAGASFVNSLLFLVNEQKYFASTDGSYIDQDVHRIWAPLTVTAVDTTTGKFRSREGLSAPMGLGYEYMDGRAEDKFVLSNGLTTYGKSYDMKEDAIAAAQDAQAKLKAPSVKPGKYDLVLDPNHLGLTIHESVGHPLELDRVLGYEANYAGTSFATMDKRDEGFKYGSEIVNLFADKTQVGSLGAVGFDDEGVKCKRWDLVKDGILVDYQTIRDQAHIVGKDESDGCCYADSWSSVQFQRMANVSLAPGKTKMSTADMIAGVENGIYIAGRGSFSIDQQRYNAQFGGTVFYEIKNGKLGPMIEDVAYQMRTPEFWGSCSAICDESDYRMFGSFFDGKGQPSQVSAVSHGSSTTRFDGINVINTARSLG; via the coding sequence GTGGACAGACGCGATTTTCTGGCGCTCAGCACCTTCTTTACAGGTGTGGCGCTGACGCCTTCCATTTTTGGCAAAGCGATCGCGGCTGAACAGCTGCAAGACGCGATCGACATCGCGGTCAAGAAGCGACTCGCCGATGCGGCGCTCGGCGCAGCGACGGCGGCCGGCGCGAGCTATTGCGATGTCCGGGTCGGCCGGTACCTGCGCCAGTTCGTCATCACCCGCGAACGCAATGTCGAGAATATCGTCAACACGGAATCGACCGGCACCGGCGTGCGCGTGATCGCCGATGGTTCGTGGGGTTTTGCGGCCACCAACGAGATGACCGAGGATGCCGTTGCGAACGCCGCGCGTCAGGCAACCGCGATTGCCAAGGCCAATGCCCGTATCCAGACCGCACCGGTGCAGCTCGCGCCGACGCCGGGTGTCGGCGAAGTCAGCTGGCGGACCCCGATCACGAAGAACGCGATGAACGTGCCGATCGCGGACAAGGTCAACCTCCTGATGTCGGTCAATGATGCCGCGTTGGGGGCGGGCGCCAGCTTCGTGAATTCGTTGCTGTTCCTGGTGAACGAGCAGAAGTATTTCGCCTCGACCGATGGGTCCTACATTGATCAGGACGTCCACCGGATCTGGGCACCGCTGACGGTGACCGCCGTTGACACAACCACCGGCAAGTTCCGTTCGCGCGAAGGCCTCTCGGCGCCGATGGGCCTCGGTTATGAATACATGGACGGCCGCGCGGAGGACAAGTTCGTGCTGTCCAACGGCCTGACCACTTACGGCAAATCCTATGACATGAAGGAAGATGCCATCGCTGCGGCGCAAGATGCGCAGGCGAAACTCAAGGCCCCGTCGGTCAAGCCGGGCAAGTATGACCTCGTGCTCGATCCGAACCACCTTGGCCTCACGATCCATGAATCGGTCGGCCACCCGCTCGAGCTTGACCGGGTGCTGGGCTACGAAGCCAATTACGCAGGCACCAGCTTTGCCACGATGGACAAACGCGACGAGGGCTTCAAATACGGCAGTGAGATCGTCAACCTGTTCGCTGACAAGACTCAGGTGGGTTCGCTCGGCGCAGTCGGCTTTGATGACGAGGGCGTGAAGTGCAAGCGCTGGGATCTGGTCAAGGACGGCATCCTTGTCGACTACCAGACCATCCGCGATCAGGCGCACATCGTTGGCAAGGACGAGTCGGATGGCTGCTGCTACGCCGACAGCTGGTCGAGCGTTCAGTTCCAGCGCATGGCGAACGTCAGCCTCGCCCCCGGCAAGACGAAGATGAGCACCGCCGATATGATAGCAGGCGTCGAAAACGGCATCTACATCGCCGGCCGCGGATCGTTCTCGATCGACCAGCAGCGCTACAATGCGCAGTTCGGCGGCACGGTGTTCTACGAGATCAAGAACGGCAAGCTTGGCCCCATGATCGAAGACGTCGCCTACCAGATGCGCACACCGGAATTCTGGGGTTCGTGCTCGGCCATCTGTGACGAGAGCGACTATCGCATGTTCGGATCGTTCTTCGACGGGAAGGGGCAACCAAGCCAGGTCTCGGCGGTAAGCCACGGTTCGTCGACCACCCGTTTCGACGGCATCAACGTCATCAACACCGCCCGGTCGCTGGGCTGA
- a CDS encoding amidohydrolase family protein has protein sequence MKTVFFAATVGMSIIMPSMVVAQTTVIHAGRLIDVPGEAPRGPSTIIVEDGLIVSIVDGHAELPDGAEFIDLSTHTVLPGLIDSHVHLTSDAGGLAGQLEAVTLSPAAQAFNAQANGMKTLRAGFTTVRNLGDGDGAVFALRDAVNAGKAMGPRIVDAGSSLSGTAGHSDDALGYRDELRPFFAGSGSTCDGAEDCRRAARQQIGRGADVIKMTITGGVNSRIGAGLGSQMFDDEAAAVVATARMFGRKVAVHSHGADGTLQALKLGVDSIEHGTMLSEGVIALWAKSKTYYVPTLSTVNGYKERLAANPDAYEPDVLAKIKWRIDITGKTLETLVPRGVRIAFGTDAGVSKHGRNGDEFELMVAHGMTPESALVAATINAADLLGLSDKVGTIAPGKSADIIAVSGDPLKDVSVYKDVQFVMARGTVIELD, from the coding sequence ATGAAAACGGTATTCTTTGCAGCCACCGTCGGCATGTCGATCATCATGCCGTCGATGGTGGTGGCGCAGACCACCGTCATTCATGCAGGCCGCCTGATCGACGTGCCCGGCGAAGCGCCGCGCGGACCATCGACGATCATTGTCGAAGATGGTCTGATCGTATCAATCGTTGATGGGCATGCGGAGCTTCCCGACGGAGCCGAATTCATCGACCTGAGCACTCATACGGTGCTCCCCGGACTGATCGATAGCCACGTGCATCTGACCAGCGATGCCGGCGGGCTGGCCGGGCAATTGGAGGCGGTGACCCTGTCTCCCGCCGCCCAAGCCTTCAATGCGCAGGCCAACGGGATGAAAACGCTGCGAGCGGGCTTCACCACGGTGCGCAATCTCGGCGACGGCGACGGCGCGGTGTTCGCGCTGCGCGACGCGGTCAATGCCGGCAAGGCGATGGGGCCCCGGATCGTTGATGCCGGTAGTAGCCTGTCTGGCACGGCCGGCCATTCTGACGACGCGCTCGGCTATCGTGACGAGTTGCGACCCTTCTTTGCGGGCTCGGGCAGTACCTGCGACGGGGCCGAAGACTGCCGCCGCGCTGCGCGACAACAGATCGGTCGCGGCGCCGACGTCATCAAGATGACCATCACCGGCGGGGTCAACAGCCGGATCGGCGCGGGGCTCGGCAGCCAGATGTTCGATGATGAGGCAGCGGCGGTGGTAGCCACCGCGCGGATGTTCGGACGCAAGGTGGCGGTCCACTCACATGGCGCCGACGGGACTCTCCAGGCGTTGAAACTAGGCGTCGATTCGATCGAACATGGCACCATGCTGTCCGAGGGCGTCATCGCCCTGTGGGCGAAGAGCAAAACCTATTACGTCCCGACGCTGTCGACAGTGAACGGGTATAAGGAAAGGCTCGCGGCGAACCCCGATGCCTATGAGCCCGATGTGCTCGCCAAAATCAAATGGCGCATCGACATCACCGGCAAGACGCTTGAGACGCTCGTCCCGCGCGGCGTCCGTATCGCCTTCGGCACCGACGCTGGCGTGTCAAAGCACGGCCGCAATGGCGACGAATTTGAGCTTATGGTCGCACACGGAATGACGCCCGAAAGCGCATTGGTCGCAGCCACGATCAACGCCGCCGACCTACTCGGCCTATCCGACAAGGTCGGCACAATCGCACCGGGCAAAAGCGCCGACATCATCGCAGTATCGGGCGACCCGCTGAAGGATGTGTCGGTCTACAAGGATGTTCAGTTTGTTATGGCGCGTGGAACCGTGATCGAACTTGATTGA
- a CDS encoding thioesterase family protein, whose amino-acid sequence MTIASLLEPVTGQPGPARLTHAADWMQGRTLYGGASALVAYTMATRAFSGLPPLRAGQIAFVAPVGEEIALSAEIIRQGRNVTQVRSEIISDGKVALSAFWLFAEGREANALQPAAPPENWPGPPEDTQEVTHSFAPSFVAKNFELRHGQTRGEDRGATVRRWARLTEAHDLDPVSKLVLMGDVMPPGAMRVMQRQGPISSINWSFNVLDPESRSRDGWYLAENASQHAAAGYSSERLRLWDADGQQVLDGIQCVAVFG is encoded by the coding sequence ATGACCATTGCCAGCCTGCTCGAACCCGTCACCGGCCAGCCCGGCCCGGCCCGCCTCACCCATGCCGCCGACTGGATGCAGGGACGCACACTGTATGGCGGGGCTTCGGCGCTGGTGGCCTATACTATGGCGACCCGCGCCTTTAGCGGCCTACCCCCCTTGCGCGCGGGCCAGATCGCCTTTGTCGCACCGGTGGGCGAGGAGATCGCGCTTTCCGCCGAGATCATCCGGCAGGGCCGCAATGTGACCCAGGTGCGCAGCGAGATTATCAGTGACGGGAAGGTCGCGCTCAGCGCCTTCTGGCTGTTTGCCGAAGGGCGGGAGGCGAATGCGCTGCAACCGGCGGCGCCGCCCGAAAACTGGCCCGGCCCACCGGAAGACACCCAAGAGGTCACCCACAGCTTCGCGCCGAGCTTTGTCGCCAAGAACTTCGAACTGCGCCACGGCCAGACCCGGGGCGAGGATCGCGGCGCGACCGTGCGGCGCTGGGCGCGACTGACCGAGGCGCATGATCTCGACCCGGTTTCCAAGCTGGTGCTGATGGGCGACGTCATGCCGCCCGGCGCGATGCGGGTGATGCAGCGGCAAGGCCCGATCAGCTCGATCAACTGGTCGTTCAACGTGCTCGATCCCGAAAGCCGATCACGCGATGGCTGGTATCTCGCCGAAAACGCCAGTCAGCACGCCGCAGCGGGCTACTCGTCCGAGCGATTGCGGCTATGGGATGCCGATGGCCAGCAGGTGCTCGACGGCATCCAGTGCGTCGCCGTTTTCGGCTAG